The following is a genomic window from Procambarus clarkii isolate CNS0578487 chromosome 75, FALCON_Pclarkii_2.0, whole genome shotgun sequence.
ccctatatagcgtggtgtggtggtgtgggaggaggaggggggaggtcaggtccattaccccccccccctcctctccaagCAGTCTACAGTGTACATGTTTACACAGACAGGTGCGGTATACCCCCAGACTACCGGGAACTAACCAGACATTTGCATAATTGTTGACTGTTTACCTTCTTTTGGGGAGCAGATAAGGGATGCTTCGGTGCAAGAATGGCACGTCTCGTATGACCAGCCTCCTTGCACATACCGACAGTCACTCAGTACTAAACCTATTTAGGCTCAGAATTACCTAAGATCACTAACAAAACCGCTAATTAGAAGCATCATCACTCAATGATGTTAGTTCAATGAGTGACATCAGTTGCTGTAAATACTGACTTTACTAGTGGCATTGTGTGGGCTAGGCGATCACACACTACGTCAGTCAGCCCAGAGCTGCTTCATGATGATGGGCCGACgtcggtggtggtgctggcaccgCCACCGTgggacccggtcggccgagcggacagcacgctggacttgtgatcctgtggtcctgggttcgatcccaggcgccggcgagaaacaatgggcagagtttctctcaccctatgcccctgttacctagcagtaaaataggtacctgggtgttagtcagctgtcacgggctgcttcctgggggtggaggcctggtcgaggaccgggccgcggggactctaaaaaaaaagccccgaaatcatctcaagatctctcaAGATAGCCACGGCACTCAACGTGGGGCGACTCTGTAGTCTTTCCCGAGTGGCTGGGGGCGCACGCTCGACAATGTGATTGGCTGCCTTGATACGCTTGACACACACTGGAGTTGTGAGTAGGTTTAATGCGCTACACAGATGACACCGGATCAGAGGAAGTTCATTTCATTCACAGCTTCAAACGTAGACATAAGCCGTCGGGTGAAGTCTTACCCCACACCTTAAAGACGGGTCCCAGGAGCTTGACATCAGCCCCCATACACACAGGAAATTCTGTTCTCTCTTTTATAGATTTGTTGTAAAGACCGTGAGATTGGCTCTGGCGGAGGTCAGGGAATGGATGGGACGAAAACTTGACCTCTCACTTGACTCCACAGGAACCACAGTGTCTCCTCTAAAGACTTCACTGGTAAAATGAgtcttcctccaacaccacctcctcctcctcctccaccacctccaacacctcctcctccaccacctccaacacactAACCTCGCCACAACATAACAATATTGAAAATCTATCGTTCTCGGCGCCAGCACTGATGTGGCCACCTAAGGGAGCCCGCGTGCAGGCATGGGATGAGTACACTGAGTTATGAGGCCAGGAGGTGAGTCAACACTCACTGGCCAGGAGGTGAGTCAGCACTCACTGGCCAGGTGGTGGGTCAGCACTCACTGCTTGGCTGCCAACTGGCCACAGACTGGCAGTAACTCTATAAAGAGTGAGCAGACTTGCCATTGAAATAACATTAACTGGAAGAGAGGGAACAGTTACCTGGtggagacacccccccccccacacccccaccatctaCACCACTCACAACCCCTGAGAACAACCACTCACCTGCAGAATGGTAGTTGTCGACGTAGGAtatcattctgaccctgacacgaaGAGTCTTGAAGGTGCTGGTGTGGTGGGGCCCCAGACTAAGGCGACACTCCGCCTCCACACTCCCGCCAGCAGACGCTACCTGAGGAGTGGTGGACACTTTAGTACAAGCAGACTGTTGTACTCCACCACccgcacacctccaccaccaccagcagtagaagcagcagcaggaacagtggTGATAATACCTGCAAGAGAAGTATAAAATAAACAATTACTAAAACAAGTGTATGGGAAGAAAGGGCAGACATTCCAGAACTAGAAGTCACAAGCTAAAATTTTATCTGCTGTCAACACCTGGCTAATGTCTCTCGTACCTGTCCATCACCTGTCTGTCCTATTGTGACGTGACCTGTCTTACCTCTTGGTGTGAGCTGTGTGTGATGGAGCCCCCTGTCTGtctgagagaaaggggggggagggggtagtctGGTCTgttctttccattaacctccattCTCTCGGTCTGTGTCTaagtttaacacacacacacacaatggagtACAGGGACCAAAgggtggttgagaggcgggaccaaagagccagagctcaaccccccccccccaccgcaagcacaactaggtgagtatacacatactcagggatggcaaatcatgcctcacaggattaatttaattctacgaccaggcaacaaaaatcaggcaagaaagagaggggtgggcagactgcatatttttggattgccagaaagcctttgacacagtaccacataagatactaatgcacaagctggagatgcaggcaggagtgaaagggaaggtactccactggataagggagtacctaagcaacagaagacagcgagtcactgtgaggggtgaggtctaggagtgtcgaggcgtcaccagtggagtcccatagggatcagtccttggacctatactgtttctgatatatgtaaatgatctcccagagagaatAGGCTCGTTCTATTCTCTCGAATCTTTTTAAAATAATTGGGATCGGGTGTGCTCAACAGATGGCGCCGACACTGTCACAcgacctccctcacacccacacccacacctacacccacacctacacccacacccacacctacacccacacctacacctacacccacacctacacccacctcccccacacacaacagatGGAAATATAACCAGTTGAAATTTATGCAGGAGCTCTCAGCTCCGGTGCTCCGTCCCGGGGATTATCCCAGGTATTCATGAAGGATTTTATCCCGTGCTTGAGACCAGGGCTAGGAGGCTAGGAGCAACCTGCTAGCAGGCTAGGAGGAACCTGCCAGGAGGCTAGGAGGAACCTGCTAGGAGGCTAGGAGGAACCTGCTAGCAGGCTAGGAGGAACCTGCCAGGAGGCTAGGAGGAACCTGCTAGCAGGCTAGGAGGAACCTGCTAGGAGGCTAGGAGGAACCTGCTAGCATGCTAGGAGGAACCTGCCAGGAGGCTAGTAGGAACTGCAGGTCAAGACCTGCAGGTGTGGCACACCACCAATAAGATGGCTGTCTCTTCCTCTATACATTCCTTCAACTCAATATCTACTTttataaatatttactatttaattattaataagATTCATTCATTCTAAGTTAATATTAATTGTACGTTTTTATGCTTATAtgttttattgatttatatatattatatattcttgTACATAATTATAGTAATAACGAGAGTGTTATTACTAATACATTAGTCTTGCTTTAAGTTCGATATAACATCCCGTTTTCTTCGATATAAGAGTAAAGATTCCCATTTTCGTTACAGACATCAGAGTCTCAAGATAAGGttcactgtcccgttttcttctAGCGGATTTCCTCACTTTACTTCCCAGGAAGAACTTTGTCACACCAAAAATCATGACATTTCACAAACTTCTCACCTGCGTATCTTCCCCAGGAGGGCCTAAAACTGTGCCACAATGAACATGATGACATTATATACTTCGCCCACAACATGTTATCTCTTATTTtccttaagttaggttagatttgtttcaTAGAGTAGTGACGACGTAAAGGGTATATACTTTTCTCCaaaccgttctcgcacttgcttatagtcaatattggcttatttaataagtgcatatgtgactgtGCATGtgtgcctggtcgacgaccgggccgcggggacgctaagccccggaaacacctcaaggtaacctcaatgtaaggcgacatactaattgattgtgaatattttagtttaccttgaaaagcttcatagaaaacaccgacgtcAGGTCGTAACCCATATTCAACTATTTGCTCCGGCCGGATGCAATCAGCTGAGTGTGTTGCTATCGTGGAAATAATACCACGGGTAAATTACCACGAGACGAGACAAAAGGCGGTCAATGACGGACACCTTCACAGGCCGCCAGTCTCTACGGGACCCGAGGGATGGATACCAAAACGCCATTCAAATGAAATTGATTTGTGTGGCGTTGTGGGTAtgatagtttgggcgagagagggaggaggtacagacaggccCGAGTAGGAGCCCGGGGCCAACTTACACTCTCAACCACTTCGGTATTTGTtctatataattatttttatagaGTTGACTGAGCAAGAGAGAAGAGCGGCTTGAAGAAAACACCAATATTTTACTTCGTCTCATTGGTCAGATTGTGATAGAAATGTTGTGTagttttgttataataataatttattatgtcgggggacaggcagccagtgtatattttATACCTTAGGCTTATATAgatttcccctctcccccccccccaaggtcatATTACAGACTCCAGGATACAGCCCCACAACAAGGTGACTATATATACCTGTTGGGTACCTATATTTGCtacaaggtgaacaggtgcattatgtAATAGAaacgtgcccaatcatttctgttccgctcgggattcgaacccggaattcacaattatgagtcgagaacgaaggcgACTGCACCACGGGGAGCCTAAAACATGGTTATGGTGACATTAGAATATAAGTTAGTAATTAGAATGTCATTACATAAGTAATTACGTAAGTGATGTAATTAGAATGTACGGTACAagactgtaagaactcttgtatgtatAAATGAAATTAACAAAAGCAATATAATACATTATTAAAGATAACATTAGTCAAGAGGGCCAGGGAGAAGTGGATGGACcggttcaatttctttattatgcaccccatacccatcccgtgagcggtggtgtaaaggtttacagaggcacataaccgGGAAGGTCCCAGCACAAGTGCTGCACATTTGTACAACTGTTGTGTTGGAGGGTGAACCAAACCTTTGTAAACAGTAAGTTGTTGTACACATACTGGAGCCGGTCAGCCCAtacccgggctgtggtgggcctgcgggccgctccaagcaacagcctggtggaccaaactctcacaagtcaagtctggcctcgggccgggcttggggagtagaagaactcccagaaccccatcaaccaggtatcaaccaggtaaccagcccCTTCTCTTCATCTGCCACAACCAGCACAAAGTGCTAATGTAACCATAAACGTcagaacccaagccacccacctaacctaacggaccatgcatagaaaacgtagatatttgtTAGCTGACTCACCAGGGACCATAGTGACTCACCTGCTGGCCCGGGACATGGAGAGACAGACCATAGTGGCCCCCGTGGTGTGAGGCGCCATACGGCTTGGTCCACTGAGGTCCCACCTGTAGGGAGAGACACACGTTACCTGACTGGCTGCCACTGAGTACACGTGCCGGGGAACCCTTACTTCCCGGGGCCCAGTCCCTATAGTGCTGCACTCGCTCAGGTCTATGGAGCGCCTGGCCCTCAAGGATCACCCAGACCTACCTTAGTACCCTCAAGGACCACCCAGACCTACCTTAGTGCCCTCAAGGGTCACCCAGACCTGCCTTACTGCCCTCAAGGGTCACCCAGACCTACCTTACTGCCCTCAAGGGTCACCCAGACCTACCTTAGTGCCCTCAAGGGTCACCCAGACCTACCTTAATGCCCTCAAGGACCACCCAGACCTACCTTACTGCCCTCAAGGACCACCCAGACCTGCCTTACTGCCCTCAAGGACCACCCAGACCTACCTTAGTACCCTCAAGGACCACCCAGACCTACCTTACTGCCCTCGAGGAACCACTGGAGAGTAGGCTTATGGTGGTCGAGGAAGGGCCGTCGAGGCTGACAACCGATCTTGATGAGCTCTGAGGGTTCGTAGATCTCCCTCCCGCCCATCAGGAGGGGCGGGGACAGGGCCTCTCCTGCCGGGGACAAGAACACCAAGGACAACATTAGCAGGACAGGTGATTCACGTCAGACCTCAGCACTCTAATGACGTCGTCTTTTTATTCATGAACTGTTCAAAAATGTTGGAAATTGTGAACCTGATGGTGCATAGTGTGGCGTCTTTGTCTTGAGGAGGAAGTCACGAGACTCGCCATCTATTGTTTGGTATGAATAACTAGGtgggcacgcacacgcacacgcacacacacacacacacacgcacacgcacacacacacacacacacacacacacacacacacacacatacacacacacacacgcacgcacgcacacacgcacacacacgcacacacacatatatatatatgtgtatgcaacccgttctcgcacttgcgtacagtcaatattggcttatttaataagtgcatatgtgacatactaattgattgtaaatattttagtttaccttgaaaagcttcatagaaaacaccgacctcacctaaccttcttagtatgttaagataagcatcttattgcttcttatttacaattattacttaacctataccattgataggttaagtaataatcacGGCCAAAGTTTTGACAACACGAGAAAAATCACAAGAAATTATATATTCTTCTCAAACGAAAAAATCTGATGAACTGAAAAATGTGGATGAAGTGAAAAGTTCGGATAAAACTGGCATAAACGGATGAAATGGGAAACTCGCAATATCCGAGTCCGCTGTTTGCTCCCCTGCTTCTGTCGTGTCCGGATAAAATGGAATATTCgggtaaaatatatattaatataataaaacaAAGCTTAATACAAACAGACAACACAAAGGAGTCATATATATTTACACTAAGTGATCATACACACACAAAGTGACAAAGCGATCATACACAAAGTGATCATACACAAAGTGATCATACACAAAGTGATCATACACAAAGTGATCATACACAAAGTGATCATACACAAAGTGATCATACACAAAGTGATCATACACAAAGTGATCATACACAAAGTGATCATACACAAAGTGATCATACACAAAGCGATCATACACAAAGCGATGATACACAAAgtgatcatacacacacacacaaagtgatgATACACAAAgtgatcatacacacacacacaaagtgatgATACACAAAgtgatcatacacacacacacaaagtgatgATACACAAAgcgatcatacacacacacacaaagtgatgATACACAAAgtgatcatacacacacacacacagtgatcacACAAAACAATGATACATACGGAGCCTAATGTACATGTGCAGTAATTATTCCTCAGGAGTATCTTGCCCTGACAATCAACAATAACAGGAGAAAGTTAACGTGGACAATTACCCCCAACAGCCTCCGGCCGCTGCTGGACTCATTACTGGCCAACCTTCCCGTGACAGGGATTGGTTGGGGATTAATTCACACTCAGACGATTAGCGAATTTTTAGTAAGAATAATGTTtggaaaggacagagagagagagagagagagagagagagagagagagagagagagagagagagagagagagagagagagagagagagagatttgttATTGTTGCCGTCTGAGGTGGCtagattattgtgcaccccatactcatcctgtgagcggtagcgcaaaaagcattacagagggacacaaaaggtctttatcagaactcatcttagattattacataaacaatttcatctatccttcacaccttataattacaatgtcagctagttacagagaatgttctgtttcaagagctatatagttacagtaagtcattatacattaatggtaggggggggggaggaggagggacctCCAAGACCATCtttacctaccaccaccaccaccaccaccaccaccaccaccaccaccaccaccaccaccattaccactattaccaccaccaccaccaccaccaccaccaccaccaccagaactaagAGAGTTAATCTATGAAGATAGGATGAAGGAACTAGACCTCAAAAGCTAGGAtagaagaaacataagaaatatgatcacaacatacaagatactgaaggaATAAGGTGGACAAGGAAAGCCTCTTTAAGTTGAGAGAAAGTAAGACAAGAAGACACAAGAGAAGCTGAAAACACAAATGTGtacaagaaatgtaaggaaatactcgtaccttgTACAGGTGGTCAATAGGTAGAATGTTCTgagagaagttgtggaagccacttcTATGGAGATCTTTAAGAACAAGTTCGGCAAAGATTGAACGTCACAATAGTCAAGTTATAGCGCAAGAGGTACAACATGGGTGGTAGGTCAGACACAGCAAGAGGTACAACATGGGTGGTAGGCCAGGCACAGCAAGAGGTACAACATGGGTGGTAGGTCAGACACAGCAAGAGGTACAACATGGGTGGTAGGTCAGACACAGCAAGAGGTACAACATGGGTGGTAGGCCAGACACAGCAAGAGGTACAACACGGGTGGTAGGTCAGACACAGCAAGAGGTACAACATGGGTGGTAGGCCAGGCACAGCAAGAGGTACAACATGGGTGGTAGGCCAGGCACAGCAAGAGGTACAACATGGGTGGTAGGTCAGACACAGCAAGAGGTACAACATGGGTGGTAGGCCAGACACAGCAAGAGGTACAACACGGGTGGTAGGTCAGACACAGCAAGAGGTACAACATGGGTGGTAGGCCAGGCACAGCAAGAGGTACAACACGGGTGGTAGGTCAGACACAGCAAGAGGTACAACATGGGTGGTAGGCCAGGCACAGCAAGAGGTACAACATGGGTGGTAGGTCAGACACAGCAAGAGGTACAACATGGGTGGTAGGCCAGGCACAGCAAGAGGTACAACATGGGTGGTAGGCCAGACACAGCAAGAGGTACAACATGGGTGGTAGGCCAGACACAGCAAGAGGTACAACATGGGTGGTAGGCCAGACACAGCAAGAGGTACAACATGGGTGGTAGGCCAGACACAGCAAGAGGTACAACATGGGTGGTAGGCCAGACACAGCAAGAGGTACAACATGGGTGGTAGGCCAGGCACAGCAAGAGGTACAACATGGGTGGTAGGCCAGACACAGCAAGAGGTACAACATGGGTGGTAGGCCAGACACAGCAAGAGGTACAACATGGGTGGTAGGCCAGACACAGCAAGAGGTACAACATGGGTGGTAGGCCAGACACAGCAAGAGGTACAACATGGGTGGTAGGCCAGACACAGCAAGAGGTACAACATGGGTGGTAGGCCAGACACAGCAAGAGGTACAACATGGGTGGTAGGCCAGGCACAGCAAGAGGTACAACATGGGTGGTAGGCCAGACACAGCAAGAGGTACAACATGGATGGTAGGCCAGACACAGCAAGAGGTACAACATGGGTGGTAGGCCAGACACAG
Proteins encoded in this region:
- the LOC123771832 gene encoding uncharacterized protein — encoded protein: MGGREIYEPSELIKIGCQPRRPFLDHHKPTLQWFLEGSKVGPQWTKPYGASHHGGHYGLSLHVPGQQVASAGGSVEAECRLSLGPHHTSTFKTLRVRVRMISYVDNYHSAGPKALIRDRRLLAIVTAAIVFLVTM